The sequence GTGTCATCTTCGCTTTGGTTGCAATGCTTGCAACAGCTTCAAGAAGAGTTACCAGCTACAGAATTCAGTATGTGGGTACGTCCGTTACAAGCGGAGCTCAATGGTAATACTCTAACTCTATTTGCACCAAACCGATTTGTACTCGATTGGGTGCGCGATAAGTACTTAAATAGCATCAACCGTTTGCTACAAGAATATTGTGGTAATGATATTCCGCATCTTCATTTTGAGATCGGAAGCAAACGAGTGACTGCTCCAAAATCTGAGACTATCGCCCCAGCTCGTACACGTACAGCAGCCGATGTGGCTGCTGAATCGTCAGCACCTGCTCAGTTACAAGCTCGTAAGCCTGTTCACAATATATGGCGTGATGAAGAGCCCGTAGCGGTTGACCTTAACCACCGTTCAAACGTAAACCCAAAACATAAGTTCAATAACTTTGTTGAGGGTAAATCAAACCAATTGGGTTTGGCGGCGGCACGCCAGGTTTCTGATAATCCAGGTACAGCCTATAACCCGTTGTTTTTATACGGTGGTACCGGTTTAGGTAAAACGCACTTGTTGCATGCGGTGGGTAATGCCATTGTTGACAACAAACCGAATGCTAAAGTGGTTTACATGCATTCTGAGCGTTTTGTTCAAGATATGGTGAAAGCGCTACAAAATAACGCGATTGAAGAATTTAAGCGCTACTACCGTAGTGTTGATGCATTGCTTATCGATGATATCCAATTCTTCGCGAATAAAGAGCGTTCTCAAGAAGAGTTTTTCCATACCTTTAACGCGCTGCTTGAAGGCAACCAACAGATCATCCTAACGTCTGACCGTTATCCAAAAGAGATCAACGGGGTAGAGGATCGTCTTAAATCTCGCTTCGGTTGGGGTTTGACGGTTGCGATTGAGCCACCAGAGCTTGAGACTCGTGTTGCGATCTTAATGAAGAAAGCAGAAGACCACCAAATTCACCTTGCGGATGAAGTGGCATTCTTTATTGCTAAGCGTTTACGCTCTAACGTTCGTGAGCTCGAAGGCGCATTGAACCGTGTTATTGCGAATGCAAACTTCACTGGCCGTCCGATCACGATCGATTTCGTGCGTGAAGCACTGCGTGACTTACTTGCCCTGCAAGAAAAACTGGTCACCATTGATAACATTCAAAAGACAGTCGCTGAATACTACAAAATCAAAGTTGCTGATCTATTATCTAAACGTCGTTCTCGTTCTGTTGCTCGTCCACGCCAATTGGCGATGGCACTGGCTAAAGAGCTGACTAACCACAGTTTGCCTGAGATTGGCGATGCATTCGGTGGCCGTGACCACACGACCGTGCTGCACGCTTGTCGTAAGATTGCTCAGCTGCGTGAAGAGAGCCACGACATTAAAGAAGATTATTCGAACTTGATTCGTACCCTTTCTTCTTAATACACAGTATTCTTAACCTTAATAAGCAGAATCTTGGCCACGTACTATTACGCAGTGCCATTTAGACCGTAAGAGCAAGATATGAAATTTACCATTGAACGTAGTCACCTGATTAAGCCATTACAACAAGTATCTGGCGCGCTAGGTGGCAGGCCAACGCTTCCAATTCTAGGAAACCTACTGATTAAAGTAGAAGATAACGTGTTGTCGATGACAGCGACGGATCTAGAAGTTGAACTGATCAGCCGTGTAACGCTTGAAGGTGATTTCGAAGCGGGCAGCATCACCGTACCTTCACGTAAGTTCCTAGATATCTGTCGTGGTTTGCCAGACAGCTCAGTGATCACTGTGGTATTGGATGGTGACCGTGTTCAGGTTCGCTCTGGTCGTAGCCGCTTCTCATTGGCAACATTACCTGCGGCAGATTTTCCAAACATTGAAGACTGGAGCAGCGAAGTTGAAGTGTCTGTGACACAAGCTGAATTACGCGGTCTTATCGAGAAAACACAATTCTCAATGGCGAACCAAGACGTTCGTTACTACCTCAACGGTATGTTGTTTGAGATTGAAGGTTCTATCCTACGTAGCGTCGCAACTGACGGTCACCGTATGGCGGTATCACAAGCTCAACTTGGTGCGGATTTTGCTCAAAAGCAGATCATTGTTCCTCGTAAAGGTGTTCAAGAGCTAGTGAAGCTACTGGATGCTCCAGAACAGCCAGTAACGCTGCAAATTGGTAACTCTAATGTGCGCGCTGAAGTGAACAACTATGTCTTCACTTCTAAACTCGTTGATGGTCGTTTCCCTGATTATCGACGCGTAATGCCGCAAAATACCACCAAGACATTAGAAGCTGGCTGTGATGAGTTACGCTCCGCATTTTCTCGTGCTGCGATTCTGTCGAATGAAAAATTCCGTGGTGTTCGCGTTAATCTTGTAGATAGCGAGATGCGCATTACCGCGAACAACCCAGAGCAAGAAGAAGCCGAAGAAGTGCTAGACGTAACCTTTGATGGTGACGCACTAGAGATTGGCTTCAACGTAAGCTACGTATTGGATGTATTGAATACGCTACGTTGTGAACAGGTTCGAATCTCAATGTCAGACGCGAATGCGAGTGCGTTGATTGAAAATGCACAAGATGACAGCGCGATGTACGTTGTTATGCCGATTCGTTTGTAAGCCGTGTTTGTTTATACATTATGTTTGCTTATCAACAACGTTTGTCTATCGAGCCGTGATTGAAGATTAATATGAAGACGTTATGCCTTTATCGCGCTTAATCGTAAAGCAGTTTAGAAATATTGAAGCCTGTGACATTCAACCGTCATCAGGCTTTAACTTTCTTATAGGGGCTAACGGAAGCGGCAAAACCAGTGTCCTTGAAGCGGTGTATCTGCTCGGACATGGTCGCTCGTTCAAAAGCTCCTTAACCGGTCGTATCATTCAAAATGAGTGCAGTGAACTGTTTGTGCATGGC is a genomic window of Vibrio sp. FE10 containing:
- the dnaA gene encoding chromosomal replication initiator protein DnaA; translation: MSSSLWLQCLQQLQEELPATEFSMWVRPLQAELNGNTLTLFAPNRFVLDWVRDKYLNSINRLLQEYCGNDIPHLHFEIGSKRVTAPKSETIAPARTRTAADVAAESSAPAQLQARKPVHNIWRDEEPVAVDLNHRSNVNPKHKFNNFVEGKSNQLGLAAARQVSDNPGTAYNPLFLYGGTGLGKTHLLHAVGNAIVDNKPNAKVVYMHSERFVQDMVKALQNNAIEEFKRYYRSVDALLIDDIQFFANKERSQEEFFHTFNALLEGNQQIILTSDRYPKEINGVEDRLKSRFGWGLTVAIEPPELETRVAILMKKAEDHQIHLADEVAFFIAKRLRSNVRELEGALNRVIANANFTGRPITIDFVREALRDLLALQEKLVTIDNIQKTVAEYYKIKVADLLSKRRSRSVARPRQLAMALAKELTNHSLPEIGDAFGGRDHTTVLHACRKIAQLREESHDIKEDYSNLIRTLSS
- the dnaN gene encoding DNA polymerase III subunit beta — translated: MKFTIERSHLIKPLQQVSGALGGRPTLPILGNLLIKVEDNVLSMTATDLEVELISRVTLEGDFEAGSITVPSRKFLDICRGLPDSSVITVVLDGDRVQVRSGRSRFSLATLPAADFPNIEDWSSEVEVSVTQAELRGLIEKTQFSMANQDVRYYLNGMLFEIEGSILRSVATDGHRMAVSQAQLGADFAQKQIIVPRKGVQELVKLLDAPEQPVTLQIGNSNVRAEVNNYVFTSKLVDGRFPDYRRVMPQNTTKTLEAGCDELRSAFSRAAILSNEKFRGVRVNLVDSEMRITANNPEQEEAEEVLDVTFDGDALEIGFNVSYVLDVLNTLRCEQVRISMSDANASALIENAQDDSAMYVVMPIRL